The following proteins are encoded in a genomic region of Halomicroarcula saliterrae:
- a CDS encoding SRPBCC family protein codes for METVTVTETVDADIDELRDAMTDVGTFMRAAEFDDVGVDGDVVRITNHVGLATIELELELFEDSDAVLAYEQRDGIFDEMVTRYTLTETASGVEVEATTEFAVQARLVGPVLDATVVSRQRRRELRAQFDYLATLAE; via the coding sequence ATGGAAACCGTCACAGTGACAGAGACCGTCGACGCCGACATCGACGAGCTCCGAGACGCGATGACCGACGTCGGCACGTTCATGCGCGCCGCCGAGTTCGACGACGTGGGCGTCGACGGCGATGTCGTCCGAATCACCAACCACGTCGGGCTCGCGACCATCGAACTGGAGCTGGAGCTCTTCGAGGACAGCGACGCCGTTCTCGCCTACGAACAGCGCGACGGCATCTTCGACGAGATGGTGACCCGGTACACGTTGACCGAGACCGCCAGTGGGGTCGAAGTCGAGGCCACCACGGAGTTCGCGGTTCAGGCGCGGCTCGTCGGGCCCGTCCTCGACGCCACCGTCGTCTCGCGCCAGCGCCGACGGGAACTGCGGGCGCAGTTCGACTAC
- a CDS encoding archaea-specific SMC-related protein produces MKDRLSRQSEESDSPVRLTVENVGGITDVDLAITDGVTLLSGRNASNKSSLLRALAGVLGGPVPPLKNDAESGMVRLTVDDTEYELELERRNGQTVATNSDVYTSSAVLCELFVALTETNPIRRAILAGDDLYDLLMRPVDTAAIRAEISRLRDRKDALDDRLAELDSMESRLPGIRSRRETLRDRKAELETELRSKRNEVEELEAEADDVTDDLKDKREKRNEVRSHVRAQEDAIESLESELDEVTTKLSEQQPTSDGTSVEEITTELDRLHQQKQDLTSKINALSSIVEMNAQLLDDEADIPDSMTEDDVTAKLNPESRQVNCWTCGSTVDEAQISEQVETIESIVVANRDQRDTVTSRIQSLTEQRRELESRAEQTERLQQRQEDISAELDRRREKVETLQSDLRSLESDIEELQRATTDDPDEEARLQGLYDDISDLEYERGRVASDLESVDAEIDEIESEIAARGDIEAERESVATELRDQRDRIESIEQDLVSTFNEMMQEVLDALGYDSVERIWLERRAEGNGRLSESAFELHIVRANEEGEVYDDTVDSLSKSEREVIGLVVALAGYLVHDAGEAVPFLVVDAVEMFDAERIDGLMELFDAHADYVVAAVLPEEAYELEDAYDTVSTRSFTGTP; encoded by the coding sequence ATGAAAGATAGATTATCACGTCAGAGCGAAGAGAGCGATAGTCCAGTCCGACTGACAGTCGAAAACGTCGGCGGTATCACCGACGTCGACCTCGCGATCACAGATGGGGTGACGCTGCTGTCAGGACGCAACGCGTCGAACAAATCATCGCTGTTGCGTGCGCTAGCGGGCGTACTCGGTGGCCCCGTGCCGCCACTAAAGAACGATGCCGAGAGCGGGATGGTCCGATTGACGGTCGACGACACAGAATACGAACTGGAACTGGAACGCCGGAACGGCCAGACTGTCGCGACCAACAGCGACGTGTACACGTCTTCTGCTGTGCTCTGTGAACTGTTCGTTGCACTCACCGAGACCAATCCGATCCGCCGGGCCATCCTCGCCGGGGACGACCTCTACGACCTCCTGATGCGCCCGGTCGACACGGCCGCGATCAGAGCCGAGATCTCCCGCCTCCGTGACCGCAAGGACGCGCTCGACGACCGCCTCGCGGAACTCGACTCGATGGAGAGTCGTCTCCCCGGAATCCGGTCGCGCCGAGAGACACTGCGGGACCGGAAGGCGGAACTGGAGACGGAGCTCCGTTCGAAGCGAAACGAGGTCGAAGAGCTGGAAGCCGAGGCAGACGACGTCACCGACGATCTCAAGGACAAGCGCGAGAAGCGAAACGAGGTCCGTTCCCACGTCAGGGCCCAAGAGGACGCGATCGAATCGCTGGAGTCGGAACTCGACGAGGTCACGACGAAACTCTCGGAGCAACAGCCGACCTCGGACGGGACGTCCGTCGAGGAGATAACGACGGAACTGGACCGCCTCCATCAGCAGAAACAGGACCTCACGTCCAAAATCAACGCTCTCAGTTCGATCGTCGAGATGAACGCCCAGTTGCTCGACGACGAGGCCGACATCCCCGACTCGATGACCGAGGACGACGTGACCGCCAAACTGAACCCCGAATCCCGGCAGGTCAACTGCTGGACGTGCGGGAGTACTGTCGACGAGGCACAGATTTCAGAGCAGGTCGAGACTATCGAGAGCATCGTCGTCGCAAACCGGGACCAGCGGGACACGGTAACCAGCCGCATCCAGTCACTGACCGAGCAGCGCCGAGAACTGGAGAGCCGCGCTGAGCAAACCGAACGGCTCCAACAGCGCCAGGAGGATATCTCCGCGGAACTCGACCGACGCCGAGAGAAAGTCGAGACCCTTCAGTCGGACCTGCGATCCCTGGAGTCGGACATCGAAGAGCTCCAGCGGGCGACCACGGACGACCCGGACGAGGAGGCGCGGCTACAGGGCCTCTACGACGATATCAGTGACCTCGAGTACGAGCGTGGCCGCGTGGCCAGCGACCTCGAATCCGTCGACGCGGAGATCGACGAGATAGAGTCCGAAATCGCCGCTCGGGGAGATATCGAGGCAGAGCGCGAGTCGGTCGCGACCGAGCTGCGTGACCAGCGCGACCGAATCGAAAGCATCGAGCAGGACCTCGTGAGCACGTTCAACGAGATGATGCAAGAGGTCCTCGACGCGCTGGGCTACGACTCCGTAGAACGGATCTGGCTAGAGCGCCGGGCCGAGGGGAACGGCCGGCTCTCCGAGTCGGCGTTCGAGCTCCACATCGTCAGGGCGAACGAGGAGGGCGAAGTCTACGACGACACGGTCGACAGTCTGAGCAAGAGCGAGCGGGAAGTCATCGGACTCGTCGTCGCGCTGGCAGGCTACCTCGTTCACGACGCGGGCGAGGCCGTCCCGTTCCTCGTCGTCGACGCCGTCGAGATGTTCGACGCCGAACGCATCGACGGGCTGATGGAGCTGTTCGACGCACACGCCGACTACGTCGTCGCCGCTGTTCTCCCGGAGGAAGCGTACGAACTCGAGGACGCCTACGACACCGTCTCGACGCGGTCGTTCACTGGCACACCCTGA
- the rdfA gene encoding rod-determining factor RdfA has translation MQGTSDGGCKIDRVTEARGLTDIEERLQTRWADGESLRDLERYFNQAVLRTAMASAGMETIDGESSNLYRLLTDDEVTAGKRVDAESRLRRNGVDPDSVTDDFVSYQTVRTHLNDCLGIQTTRESTLTVAQARNTVHKLVSRIESVTLRTIERLCRQDTLAIAAPSVTVSVRVACSECNDEYTFSTLLTEGHCSCTEE, from the coding sequence ATGCAAGGAACGTCGGACGGCGGGTGCAAAATCGACAGGGTGACCGAGGCACGGGGGCTCACCGACATCGAAGAACGCCTCCAGACCCGGTGGGCTGACGGCGAGAGTCTGCGAGACCTGGAGCGGTATTTCAACCAGGCGGTGCTGCGAACCGCGATGGCGTCGGCGGGGATGGAGACCATCGACGGCGAATCGTCGAATCTGTATCGGCTTCTGACCGATGACGAAGTCACGGCCGGGAAACGGGTCGACGCGGAGTCCAGGCTCCGTCGGAACGGCGTCGACCCCGACTCCGTGACTGACGACTTCGTGAGCTATCAGACAGTTCGGACCCACCTCAACGACTGTCTCGGCATCCAGACCACGCGCGAAAGCACTCTCACTGTCGCCCAGGCGCGAAACACGGTACACAAGCTCGTCTCACGCATCGAATCGGTCACGTTGCGGACCATCGAACGGCTCTGCAGACAGGATACGTTAGCGATCGCTGCCCCCTCTGTGACCGTGAGTGTCAGGGTGGCGTGTTCGGAGTGTAACGACGAGTACACGTTCTCGACCCTCCTCACGGAGGGGCATTGTTCCTGTACGGAAGAGTGA
- a CDS encoding helix-turn-helix domain-containing protein, whose amino-acid sequence MPSAKLRLTVPEEIWLGELTRSHPETQIRVLAAIPDGLSGVGLIEIAGQTTDSVVAAMRAEDDVTEIEVLQRGDGEALVQFETSNPLLLLPARGSSVPLEMPFDIRDGEVTWEVTAPTEQLSELGTQLDEFGIPFSVEYIRQETARERLLTDRQREVVEAAVAAGYYDTPRQCSLTELADRIGVAKSTCSNTLHRAEEAIVKEHVRREVVSDLSTA is encoded by the coding sequence ATGCCGAGCGCGAAACTCAGGCTCACGGTTCCGGAGGAGATATGGCTGGGAGAGCTCACTCGGAGCCATCCCGAGACACAGATCCGAGTCCTCGCGGCTATCCCGGACGGCCTGTCGGGGGTCGGGCTGATAGAGATAGCCGGGCAGACCACCGATTCCGTCGTCGCCGCGATGCGAGCCGAAGACGACGTCACGGAAATCGAAGTGCTCCAGCGCGGGGACGGCGAAGCGCTGGTTCAGTTCGAGACTTCGAACCCACTCCTGCTCTTGCCGGCCCGCGGGTCCAGCGTGCCCCTGGAGATGCCGTTCGATATCAGGGACGGCGAGGTAACGTGGGAAGTGACGGCCCCGACGGAACAGCTCTCGGAGCTGGGGACGCAACTGGACGAGTTCGGCATTCCCTTTTCGGTGGAATACATCCGTCAGGAGACGGCCCGGGAACGGTTACTGACCGACCGCCAGCGGGAGGTCGTCGAGGCGGCAGTCGCAGCGGGATACTACGACACGCCCCGGCAGTGTTCGCTGACCGAACTCGCCGACCGCATCGGCGTCGCGAAGTCCACCTGTTCTAACACCCTCCATCGGGCCGAGGAAGCGATAGTCAAAGAGCACGTCCGGCGAGAGGTCGTCAGCGACCTGTCGACGGCGTAA